GCATTATCATGAAATGCATCAAATACTTCACTTTTTGAATCAGATGCTTCATCGGCGTTTTTCAGATCCGTATCAAGGATGATGTCATCCTTCAAAACTTCTAGCCACAGCGTACGATTACTTAATTCGTAGCTCAAGCTGTCCGCTACACTAGAATCTATGATTCCTTCGCTTTCCAAATACTCAATGGCTTGCTGAATGTTTTTGTCCTCTCTAGCAATCTTTTCTTCCCACAACAGTTCTGTTTGCTCTATTTCTTGCTTCCGATCTTCTTTGGCAGATTGAATTCGTTCAATTTCCTTATCTCTCCAATTGATCCACTGTGCCGCAATTTCATCAGCACGATCAAACTGCTCAGTCAAGTCTTCCTGGTTTTCAACATAGGAAAAAATGCCGTCTGCACTTTCCGCTACCTCTTTTAATTGTTGCTCGCCTTCTTCGTCCACATCAAATCCAATCACGTTGACGAGCGGCTGAATGTCCGACTGTTTCAATTCATTGGCCACGCTTACCGGATCACCATCACATGTTTCTATCCCGTCGCTGACGAGAAAAATTAGATTGGTATTAACCTTACTATCCAACCCTTCCAAATCATCCATTGAATCTTTTAGAGCTTTTGCCATTGGAGTCCACCCTGCTGGTGAAAAACCTTCAAGAGCACCTGCTAAAGCCGATTCATTATATGGCTGGAATTCGTAAACCAGTTCACTACTCTCGCAAGACGTCATTTTATCTTCAAAAGCGGTGGTTCCCTGATGCCCATAGACACGTAAACCAACTCTGGCTTCTTCTGGTAAATTGCTCGTAAATTTTTTGATTGCTGCTTTTGCAAGGCTCATTTTCGATTCCCCATCAACTGTCTCTACCATGCTGCCACTGGCATCCAGAATGATCTCTACGTTGAGTTTGGGCTTTAATTGACTCTTGCCATTATAAATACTTGGAAACTCCACCGTGATTTCTTGCCAATCTGTAAATGGGTCTTCATAATCCTCCGCGAAGAGAAGCACGAGCTGTTTTAACATATCTATGGTTTTCTCCGAGGATCGTTCTGTTACTGAAGGGTATTGATCCAAGATTTCAGTAATTTCTTTTTTATTTTCCGAAAAGGCTACCCCAGCAAAACGCCCAGCTTTCGTCTGGACTAACTCTTCTTGTGTTTCAGGGCGGAGTATAACTTCTGTGCCTGGTTCGTAAACATTTGGCGTTTCTGATGCTTCATCTGATGAAGCGTTGATGAAGCTTGACTCTGTTTGTTCTTGCTGATCACTACTAGTACTCTCGTTATTGCTTGAACAACCAGTAATGATAAAAAGGGCAACTAGAACAACAAAGAGGTTTTGCGGCTTGTATATAAAAATTCTCATCACCTTCTTCTCTATATTACTGAATGGCTCACGAGTATATTTCCGCCATAGACACCTCAAAAATCACGACTTATTCGCATCAAATTGCGGGTCCTCTACCCTTGCCCATAAGCAGTGAAAGAAAACCACCATAATATAGGCAAAAGGAAGCATCCCTAATGAAAGAACTAGAGTCGACTTATCGTAGCCGAACAAATCTTGATAATAGTGTGGAAAGATTAAAATGGAGCCCACAAGGACGGATGGGATCAAAAATGAGAACGTGAAAATCCGCCCTTTAAGCCGACCGCCGCCCCTCCCAAAAAGTTCTTTTGCGACAACTCTCTTATTAAAATGCGTAAGTAGCATAACGAATAAGTACGATACTACAAGAAGCATCGCAACCCATGTCTGGGAACCCACCAACCGCCAAAAAGGGAGTAAACAACAAAATGCAGCAAGATCCATATGAAACACCATGAGTAATGCATGCTTTGAGGGATCACGGTGAGCTTTAACTAAATATGCGAAGAACATCCAGACGATAAGTGCCCCCATAACGCCCAACCAAATGTAAAAAAGATCTGTTGACCAGAAAGGAAGTAGAACCGCGAAAATTCCTACTAATCCTGGAAACATCGGGGCCAAGTAAACGTTTTTCTGCATCGAATCCTTGGAGTATTTCGACGTTTTTCCTGCGGAAGACATCGTATCTATTTGGCAAAGCGCGTTCAACAGACATGAGCTTACAGCAATATACGCTTTTTGAGCTTGCTCTGACATAGCTTTGACTGGAGGCGGTATGTACTCAAGATGCTCTACCAGCGAATCATAGGTCACCTCTTCGAGAAATTCAATTTCCTCCTTCACCCATTCCAGTCGCGTGTTGTATACCATTTGCAGCCAATGTTCAT
This genomic interval from Aureibacillus halotolerans contains the following:
- a CDS encoding VWA domain-containing protein, which gives rise to MRIFIYKPQNLFVVLVALFIITGCSSNNESTSSDQQEQTESSFINASSDEASETPNVYEPGTEVILRPETQEELVQTKAGRFAGVAFSENKKEITEILDQYPSVTERSSEKTIDMLKQLVLLFAEDYEDPFTDWQEITVEFPSIYNGKSQLKPKLNVEIILDASGSMVETVDGESKMSLAKAAIKKFTSNLPEEARVGLRVYGHQGTTAFEDKMTSCESSELVYEFQPYNESALAGALEGFSPAGWTPMAKALKDSMDDLEGLDSKVNTNLIFLVSDGIETCDGDPVSVANELKQSDIQPLVNVIGFDVDEEGEQQLKEVAESADGIFSYVENQEDLTEQFDRADEIAAQWINWRDKEIERIQSAKEDRKQEIEQTELLWEEKIAREDKNIQQAIEYLESEGIIDSSVADSLSYELSNRTLWLEVLKDDIILDTDLKNADEASDSKSEVFDAFHDNAWD